The following nucleotide sequence is from Alphaproteobacteria bacterium.
TCGACATCCGCCCATAGAGCCGAAAACCCTTATAAATCTGCTCTTTTCGCGCTTATCAACTGGACTTCGCGCGGTACCGAAGCATTCATGTCGAACCTTAAGAAAGAGAGGCATTCGACATGAGCAATAAAATGACAGCAAGGATTGCGGCCCTGCCGGACATGACGGCTGCGGAACTGAAGGCGCTGTGGCAAAGCCTTTACGCCAAAGAGCCGCCACCCTTTAACAAGACGTATTTCGTCAAACGGTTGGCCTATCGGATTCAGGAGCTGGAATACGGCGTAGACAGCCGCCCACTGGAACGCCAGCTCGAAGCCCATGCCCGCCAGCAGATCGACATGCAGGGCAAGCCCAAGCGTAAAGGCAAGCGCCAGACCCGTGATGCTCCCATCTCCGGCACACGGCTGATGCGCGAATATCAGGGCGAAGAGCATGTGGTGACGGTGCTGCCGCATGGCTTTGATTATCGCGGCCAGCGGTTCAAAAGCCTGTCCCGCATTGCCCGCACCATCACGGGCAAGCAATGGTCGGGGCCTGTGTTCTTTGGCCTGCGCAGTAACGGAGGTTTAAAATGAATAGTCCTACAAAACCAAAAATCCGTTGCGCGGTTTATACCCGCAAATCCCACGAGGAAGGGCTGGAACAAGAATTCAATTCTCTTGATGCGCAGCGCGAGGCGGCGGAAGCCTACATCACGGCGCAGCGTCATGAAGGCTGGATGCTCTATCCCGACCGCTTTGATGATGGCGGGTTCACGGGCGGGAATATTGAACGCCCCGCTCTCAAGCGTCTGATGGCGGATATTGAGGCAGGCAAGATCGACGTGGTTGTGGTTTACAAAATTGACCGACTGACGCGATCACTCGCAGATTTTTCAAAACTGATTGAGGTTTTTGAAAAACACTATGTCAGTTTCGTGTCGGTGACGCAGCAGTTCAACACCACGACTTCGATGGGACGGCTGGTGCTGAACGTCCTTTTGTCTTTCGCGCAGTTTGAACGTGAAGTCACGGGCGAACGCATCCGCGACAAACTGGCGGCGTCAAAACGTAAGGGCATGTGGATGGGTGGCGTGCCGCCCATGGGATATAATGTCGATAATCGCAAGCTCGTCATTGATCCGCCCCAGGCCGAAATCATCCGCTTTATCTTCGCGCGGTTTCTGGCCACGCGCTCCGTGACCACCGTCGCGCTTGAAACCCGCGAACACGATTACCGCACCAAGACCCATACGAGCCGTCGGGGTAATACCCGCGAAGGGCATCTGCTGAATAAGGGCATTATTTATCGCATCATCAGCAACCCTGTTTATACCGGGATCATCACGCACAAAGGCGCATGGCACCAGGGCCAGCACGAGCCGCTCATCAGCCGTGAGGTATGGGATAAGACACAGGCTATCTTGAAAGAAAATCCGCATGTGCGCGGCGGCGAGTTACGCCGAAAAAAGATGTCTGCCCCCTTACGCAATCTCCTGCGCTGCGGCGGCGGATGTGCATCCGGCATGACGATGACGGCCACGACCCGCAACGGGCGCGAATACCGCTATTATGTGCCGACGAATTATTTCAAGAAAGCCTGCCTTGATTGCCCCGTCCGCAGCCTTGGCGCGGGTGAGCTGGAGGAAGCGGTCATCCGGCAGCTTCAGGGTATTTTTACCGCGCCGGAAGTGATCAGCGAAACCTGGAAACAGGCGCAAACGCAGCAGCCGGACATTACCCTGCCGGAGGTGCGCGCGCAGCTCGGCAACATTCTTGAGGTCTGGCAGGAGCTGTTTCCGGCGGAGCAGACGCGCCTGATCCGCCAGATTGTGCGTGAAATCGTTGTCAGCGAAGACGGCATGAAGATTTATCTGCACAGCCGAGATTTAAGCGCACTGGTTCAATCTGCCTCGATCAAAACGCTGGAGGCCGCTGAATGAACGACGATCTCTGCATCCATGTGCCTCTTTCCATCAAGCGCCGTGGCGGACGCAGGCTGATCATCCTGCCTGAAGATGCCGCGAATGCGTCGCATATGCCGCAGCATCATTTTGACGACACGCTGATGAACGGCATCGCCAAAGCCTGGCGCTGGCAGGCGCTTTATGAGCGCGGAAAATACCCATCGCTCGATGCGTTCGCCGAAAAGCATAACCTCAATAAATCCTATGCCGCGCGCATCATGCGCTTGAACCTGCTGGCACCTGATATCCGGCTTGCCATTTTGACCGGAAAGCAGCCAAAGGGCCTGAAACTGGCCGACCTTATGAACCCCTTCCCACCGCTGTGGGAGGAGCAGCGTAAAATATTTGGCTTAACGCCCGACAGTGCTGCCACTGCCTCAGTATGTAAGCATTCGTGAGTAACAGAAGGAAGGTGACGGATGCCACTGCCAAAACGGGAGTATTATT
It contains:
- a CDS encoding DUF2924 domain-containing protein, coding for MSNKMTARIAALPDMTAAELKALWQSLYAKEPPPFNKTYFVKRLAYRIQELEYGVDSRPLERQLEAHARQQIDMQGKPKRKGKRQTRDAPISGTRLMREYQGEEHVVTVLPHGFDYRGQRFKSLSRIARTITGKQWSGPVFFGLRSNGGLK
- a CDS encoding recombinase family protein, encoding MNSPTKPKIRCAVYTRKSHEEGLEQEFNSLDAQREAAEAYITAQRHEGWMLYPDRFDDGGFTGGNIERPALKRLMADIEAGKIDVVVVYKIDRLTRSLADFSKLIEVFEKHYVSFVSVTQQFNTTTSMGRLVLNVLLSFAQFEREVTGERIRDKLAASKRKGMWMGGVPPMGYNVDNRKLVIDPPQAEIIRFIFARFLATRSVTTVALETREHDYRTKTHTSRRGNTREGHLLNKGIIYRIISNPVYTGIITHKGAWHQGQHEPLISREVWDKTQAILKENPHVRGGELRRKKMSAPLRNLLRCGGGCASGMTMTATTRNGREYRYYVPTNYFKKACLDCPVRSLGAGELEEAVIRQLQGIFTAPEVISETWKQAQTQQPDITLPEVRAQLGNILEVWQELFPAEQTRLIRQIVREIVVSEDGMKIYLHSRDLSALVQSASIKTLEAAE